One genomic segment of Arthrobacter sp. Marseille-P9274 includes these proteins:
- a CDS encoding ABC-F family ATP-binding cassette domain-containing protein has translation MAHLLGAENISVSYGIRTVLDSVSLGLNEGDRIGMVGRNGDGKSTLMRLLALRITPDEGRVTKRGDVNIGYLDQQDVLDGDLPVGVAIVGEAADHEWAANPRIREIMAGLVEDVEWHAKVSSLSGGQRRRVALAKLLIEPHDVIMLDEPTNHLDVEGVAWLARHLKERWRSNEGAFLVVTHDRWFLDEVCTRTWEVHDGTVDPFEGGYAAYVLARAERDKMAAVVENKRQQLVKKELAWLRRGAPARTSKPKFRIEAANELISDVPEPRDTVALSKMATARLGKDVLDLEKVSYTPPPREGDVKNDGGAPLFDNITLRLAPGERLGLVGVNGAGKTTLLRLLNGEIQPDSGKLKRGKTVQTAILTQEVRELDDVLDLRVTEVIQRERQVFNVGGRELSAGQLVEQLGFSKEKQWTPVRDLSGGERRRLQLLRLLVGEPNVLMLDEPTNDLDTDTLAAVEDVLDGWPGTLVVVSHDRYLLERVTDHQMALLGDGKLRGLPGGVDQYLQLREEALASGEAKGTTTATAAGSGQGQSGAAAGGSPAQPGAKSAHSEAEKRQAKKDLNRIERQLTKLAQQTDKLKEQMNDAGSKADVDFELLAELNAKLQDISSEQEELEMEWLEASEILE, from the coding sequence TTGGCCCACCTGCTCGGCGCTGAGAACATCAGCGTCTCCTACGGCATCCGCACCGTCCTGGACTCGGTCTCCCTTGGCCTGAACGAGGGCGACCGGATCGGCATGGTCGGGCGCAACGGCGACGGCAAATCCACCCTCATGCGCCTGCTGGCATTAAGGATTACGCCGGACGAGGGCCGCGTGACCAAACGCGGCGACGTGAACATCGGCTACCTGGACCAGCAGGACGTACTCGACGGAGACCTGCCCGTCGGCGTCGCGATCGTCGGCGAGGCCGCGGACCACGAATGGGCGGCCAACCCCCGGATCCGCGAAATCATGGCCGGCCTGGTGGAGGACGTGGAGTGGCACGCCAAGGTCTCCTCGCTCTCCGGCGGGCAGCGCCGCCGCGTGGCCCTGGCCAAGCTGCTCATCGAGCCACACGACGTCATCATGCTGGACGAGCCCACCAACCACCTGGACGTCGAAGGCGTGGCCTGGCTGGCCCGGCACCTGAAGGAACGCTGGCGGTCCAACGAGGGCGCCTTCCTGGTGGTCACGCACGACCGCTGGTTCCTCGACGAGGTCTGCACCCGCACCTGGGAGGTTCACGACGGGACTGTGGATCCGTTCGAGGGCGGATACGCCGCGTACGTTTTGGCCCGCGCCGAACGCGACAAGATGGCCGCCGTCGTCGAAAACAAGCGCCAGCAGCTGGTGAAGAAGGAGCTGGCCTGGCTGCGCCGCGGCGCGCCCGCCCGCACCTCCAAGCCGAAGTTCCGGATCGAGGCGGCCAACGAGCTCATCTCCGACGTGCCCGAGCCGCGGGACACGGTGGCGCTAAGCAAGATGGCCACGGCCCGGCTCGGCAAGGACGTCCTCGACCTGGAGAAGGTCAGCTACACCCCGCCGCCCCGCGAGGGGGATGTAAAGAACGACGGCGGTGCGCCCCTGTTCGACAACATCACCCTGCGCCTGGCGCCGGGGGAGCGGCTGGGCCTGGTAGGCGTGAATGGCGCCGGCAAGACGACGCTGCTGCGGCTGCTCAACGGCGAGATCCAGCCGGACTCGGGCAAACTCAAGCGCGGCAAGACGGTCCAGACCGCCATCTTGACCCAGGAAGTCCGGGAGCTCGACGATGTGCTGGACCTGCGCGTCACCGAAGTCATCCAGCGCGAACGGCAGGTCTTCAACGTCGGCGGCCGCGAACTTTCGGCCGGGCAGCTGGTCGAACAGCTGGGGTTCTCCAAGGAGAAGCAGTGGACGCCGGTACGCGACCTCTCCGGCGGCGAGCGGCGGCGGCTTCAGCTGCTGCGCCTGCTGGTCGGCGAGCCCAACGTACTGATGCTCGACGAGCCGACCAATGACCTGGACACCGACACCCTGGCGGCCGTCGAGGACGTGCTGGACGGCTGGCCCGGCACGCTCGTCGTCGTCTCGCACGACCGCTACCTGCTCGAGCGCGTCACCGACCACCAGATGGCGCTGCTCGGCGACGGCAAGCTTCGCGGGCTGCCCGGCGGCGTCGACCAGTACCTGCAGCTGCGCGAAGAGGCGCTCGCTTCGGGGGAGGCCAAGGGAACGACGACGGCGACCGCCGCGGGCTCGGGCCAGGGGCAGTCCGGTGCTGCGGCCGGCGGCTCCCCGGCCCAGCCCGGCGCGAAGTCCGCGCACAGCGAGGCCGAGAAGCGGCAGGCCAAGAAGGACCTGAACCGGATCGAGCGGCAGCTGACCAAGCTCGCCCAGCAGACGGACAAGCTCAAGGAACAGATGAACGACGCCGGCTCCAAGGCGGACGTCGACTTCGAATTGCTGGCGGAGCTGAACGCGAAGCTGCAGGACATCTCATCCGAACAGGAAGAGCTCGAGATGGAGTGGCTCGAGGCCTCCGAGATCCTCGAGTAG
- a CDS encoding TatD family hydrolase, translating to MPENALAVPGETPAAYLPEEAAPEGARTRSPEEEKSGRRRRLDYPPAPEPLPVPVMDNHTHLDFGDGDVSVTVRDALDAAEALGVKGAVQVGCDVESSRFTVQAVEADARLLGAVALHPNDAPPLAADGQLEEALAEIEQLAAHPRIRAIGETGLDYFRTQGEGLKAQEYSFRRHIDIAKRLGLALQIHDRDAHDDVVRVLHEEGAPEKVVFHCFSGDARLARICNENGWMMSFAGTVTFKNAQDLRDALLLADPALVLVETDAPFLTPHPHRGRPNASYMVPYTLRSMAAVLDKDLGLLCEEVAGNTEKVYGRWND from the coding sequence ATGCCTGAGAACGCCCTAGCCGTGCCCGGAGAGACACCCGCCGCCTACCTCCCGGAGGAGGCAGCGCCGGAAGGAGCCCGCACCCGCAGCCCCGAAGAGGAAAAGAGCGGCCGGCGCCGCCGCCTGGACTATCCGCCGGCGCCCGAACCGCTGCCGGTGCCGGTCATGGACAACCACACCCATCTGGACTTCGGTGACGGCGACGTCTCCGTGACGGTGCGGGATGCGCTGGACGCCGCCGAGGCGCTGGGCGTCAAGGGTGCCGTCCAGGTCGGCTGCGACGTGGAGTCCTCCCGCTTTACCGTGCAGGCGGTGGAGGCGGACGCGAGGCTCCTCGGCGCCGTCGCACTCCACCCCAACGACGCCCCGCCGCTCGCCGCGGACGGACAGCTTGAGGAAGCCCTCGCCGAGATCGAGCAGCTGGCGGCGCACCCGCGGATCCGGGCCATCGGCGAGACCGGGCTGGATTACTTCCGCACCCAGGGGGAGGGGCTCAAGGCGCAGGAGTACTCGTTCCGCCGGCACATCGACATCGCCAAGCGGCTGGGGCTGGCACTGCAGATCCATGACCGTGACGCGCACGACGACGTGGTGCGGGTCCTGCACGAGGAAGGTGCCCCGGAGAAGGTAGTCTTCCACTGCTTCTCGGGCGACGCGAGGCTGGCTCGGATCTGCAACGAGAACGGCTGGATGATGTCCTTCGCCGGTACCGTCACGTTCAAGAACGCCCAGGACCTGCGGGATGCCCTGCTGTTGGCCGATCCTGCGCTGGTCCTGGTGGAAACCGACGCCCCGTTCCTGACCCCCCATCCGCACCGCGGCAGGCCCAACGCCAGCTACATGGTGCCCTACACCTTGCGCTCAATGGCGGCGGTTCTGGACAAGGACCTGGGCTTGTTGTGTGAGGAAGTGGCGGGCAACACGGAAAAAGTTTACGGGCGATGGAACGACTAA
- a CDS encoding DUF58 domain-containing protein encodes MDRLGWLPTRYITPRGWGMIATAVAVLLLAQILGRRDLLVLAVFLAALPLTAAGAMVLLKPGFAVERRFRPPSVETGLATQVHLALRRNRGFGMAFMEEQLPARFGNSPSFRFPARFPSATGASVYEYRLRSARRGVFAIGPVTADFQDPFGLARHRHSLGEASRLVVTPAPLELPATSLTAARGTDGTATTRRQANPSDDDVMTREYRHGDPMRRVHWPATARQGELMVRQEESVTTPQATIILDQRAPLFESGFLPSHAGAHADDGGLLHTSPSFEWAITAVVSAAHDFIQRNYTVRLLDCHGEPGTLRSPSAPWPGDDSFTGLPGYQNLAEGLAALGLAGEAHRRPERPHAETDAFGDRLMDKLAAHKLKGPLLAVLGDIGPDDAARLAPAAEFGSHAFALVVCDHPHDSPALQALRDAGWRAVAVSAKASHAAAWSHFDDLSPVSAATARGGWRRHGAAADSSEATR; translated from the coding sequence ATGGACCGGCTCGGCTGGCTGCCCACCCGCTACATCACGCCGCGCGGCTGGGGCATGATCGCCACCGCTGTCGCCGTCCTGCTGCTGGCGCAGATCCTAGGCCGGCGGGACCTGCTGGTGCTGGCCGTCTTCCTGGCCGCACTACCCCTCACCGCCGCCGGGGCGATGGTCCTGCTCAAGCCCGGCTTCGCCGTCGAACGCAGATTCCGCCCGCCTTCGGTGGAAACCGGCCTCGCGACGCAGGTCCATCTCGCACTGCGCAGGAACAGGGGCTTCGGCATGGCCTTTATGGAGGAGCAGCTGCCCGCGCGCTTCGGCAACTCGCCCTCCTTCCGTTTCCCGGCCCGGTTCCCCTCGGCCACCGGCGCGAGCGTCTACGAATACCGGCTGCGCTCGGCCCGGCGCGGGGTGTTTGCGATTGGGCCGGTCACGGCCGACTTCCAGGATCCGTTCGGGCTGGCCCGGCACCGGCATAGCCTCGGCGAGGCCTCGCGCCTGGTCGTCACGCCGGCTCCGCTGGAGCTGCCGGCCACCTCGCTGACCGCCGCCCGCGGCACGGACGGAACCGCGACAACGCGCCGCCAGGCCAACCCGAGCGACGACGATGTGATGACGCGCGAGTACCGGCACGGCGACCCGATGCGGCGCGTACATTGGCCGGCCACGGCGCGGCAGGGCGAGCTCATGGTCCGCCAGGAGGAGTCAGTCACCACGCCGCAGGCCACGATCATCCTGGACCAGCGCGCCCCTCTCTTCGAGTCCGGCTTCCTGCCCTCGCACGCCGGCGCGCATGCCGACGACGGCGGCCTGCTGCACACCTCGCCGTCGTTCGAATGGGCGATCACCGCCGTCGTTTCCGCCGCCCACGACTTCATCCAGCGCAACTACACCGTCCGCCTGCTGGACTGCCACGGCGAGCCGGGCACGCTCCGGTCCCCGTCGGCCCCCTGGCCCGGGGACGACAGCTTCACTGGGCTGCCGGGCTACCAGAACCTGGCCGAGGGGCTGGCCGCGCTGGGGCTGGCAGGTGAAGCGCACCGGCGGCCCGAGCGCCCGCATGCCGAGACCGACGCGTTCGGCGACCGGCTGATGGACAAGCTCGCGGCGCACAAGCTCAAGGGCCCGCTGCTGGCAGTGCTGGGCGACATCGGGCCGGACGACGCGGCGCGGCTGGCGCCGGCGGCGGAGTTCGGATCGCACGCGTTTGCCCTGGTCGTCTGCGACCACCCGCACGATTCGCCGGCGCTCCAGGCACTGCGCGACGCCGGCTGGCGGGCCGTGGCGGTGAGCGCCAAGGCATCGCACGCCGCGGCGTGGAGCCACTTCGATGACCTATCCCCGGTCAGCGCGGCCACCGCCCGCGGCGGCTGGCGCCGGCACGGCGCGGCCGCCGACTCCTCCGAGGCCACGCGATGA
- the rsmA gene encoding 16S rRNA (adenine(1518)-N(6)/adenine(1519)-N(6))-dimethyltransferase RsmA: MPLLGAADIRRLAEELDVRPTKTLGQNFVIDGNTIRRIVAAAHVEPDETVLEVGPGLGSLTLGLLDAAAHVVAVEIDPKLAAKLPDTARKFRPDADGRLDVVLADAMRVTELPREPSALVANLPYNVAVPVVLHLLEHFPSLRHGLVMVQDEVADRLAAVPGSKIYGVPSVKAAWYSQMRKAGVIGMNVFWPAPKIASGLVGFTRREPPATRATRQEVFAVIDAAFAQRRKTLRAALAGWAGSAAAAEEALRAADVDPRARGEVLDVEAFARIAEYKRPPVA; this comes from the coding sequence TTGCCTCTGCTGGGGGCCGCGGATATCCGCCGGCTGGCGGAGGAGCTGGATGTCCGGCCGACGAAGACGCTGGGGCAGAACTTCGTGATCGACGGCAATACCATCCGGAGGATCGTGGCGGCGGCCCACGTGGAGCCGGACGAGACGGTGCTGGAGGTCGGACCCGGGCTGGGCTCGCTGACGCTGGGCCTGTTGGACGCGGCCGCGCACGTCGTCGCCGTCGAGATCGACCCCAAGCTGGCCGCGAAGCTCCCGGACACCGCGCGGAAGTTCCGTCCCGACGCGGACGGACGGCTCGACGTCGTTCTGGCCGATGCGATGCGGGTGACGGAACTGCCGCGGGAGCCGTCCGCGCTGGTGGCCAACCTTCCCTACAACGTGGCCGTGCCCGTGGTGCTGCACCTGCTGGAACATTTCCCGTCGCTGCGGCACGGGCTGGTCATGGTGCAGGACGAGGTCGCGGACCGGCTGGCGGCCGTGCCGGGCTCGAAGATTTACGGCGTGCCGAGCGTCAAGGCCGCCTGGTACAGCCAGATGCGCAAGGCCGGGGTGATCGGCATGAACGTGTTCTGGCCGGCGCCGAAGATCGCCTCCGGCCTGGTCGGGTTCACGCGGCGCGAGCCGCCGGCCACCCGCGCAACGCGGCAGGAGGTCTTCGCGGTGATCGACGCGGCCTTTGCCCAGCGGCGGAAGACGCTGCGGGCGGCGCTGGCGGGCTGGGCCGGGAGCGCGGCGGCGGCGGAGGAGGCCCTGCGCGCGGCTGATGTTGATCCCCGAGCGCGCGGCGAGGTGCTGGATGTCGAGGCCTTCGCCCGGATCGCCGAGTACAAGCGGCCCCCGGTGGCCTGA
- a CDS encoding 4-(cytidine 5'-diphospho)-2-C-methyl-D-erythritol kinase, with protein MGKTRSVRVMAPGKINVSFRMGPLRPDGYHSVASVYLAVSLYEEVTATKRDDDQVTVSVRNGSPLPLDVEDIPLDSSNLAVKAAELMRSLTGQSTGVHLDIVKRVPIAGGMGGGSADAAAALVACSTLWDTGFSRDELVRIAADLGADVPFALLGGVAVGLGVGDQLTPALARRDMHWVLVPASFGLSTPKVYATADRLREEAGFSAAEPDNVDPRILKAMHAGDVDGLANALGNDLQAASIELAPELADILDLGIAEGALAGMVSGSGPTLAFLAADRLDAEELSQRLSDVAGVAALAVHGPVHGARIMA; from the coding sequence ATGGGCAAGACTCGATCCGTGCGCGTGATGGCCCCGGGCAAGATCAACGTGTCCTTCCGGATGGGTCCGCTGCGGCCGGACGGCTACCACTCGGTCGCCAGCGTGTACCTGGCCGTCTCGCTCTATGAGGAGGTCACGGCGACCAAACGCGACGACGACCAGGTCACCGTGAGCGTGCGCAACGGCTCGCCGCTCCCGCTGGACGTGGAGGACATCCCGCTGGACTCATCCAACCTCGCGGTCAAGGCGGCCGAGCTGATGCGTTCGCTGACGGGCCAGTCGACCGGCGTCCACCTCGACATCGTCAAGCGGGTGCCGATCGCCGGCGGCATGGGCGGGGGATCCGCGGACGCCGCCGCGGCGCTGGTGGCCTGCAGCACGCTCTGGGATACCGGGTTCTCCCGCGACGAGCTGGTGCGCATCGCCGCGGACCTCGGCGCCGACGTGCCCTTTGCCCTGCTCGGCGGGGTGGCCGTGGGCCTCGGCGTGGGCGACCAGCTGACCCCGGCACTGGCCCGGCGGGACATGCACTGGGTGCTGGTGCCGGCGTCGTTCGGCCTGTCCACGCCCAAGGTCTACGCCACCGCGGACCGGCTGCGCGAGGAGGCCGGCTTCTCCGCCGCGGAGCCTGACAACGTGGACCCGCGGATCCTGAAGGCCATGCACGCCGGCGACGTCGACGGACTGGCCAACGCGCTAGGCAATGACCTGCAGGCCGCCTCGATTGAGCTCGCGCCGGAGCTGGCAGATATTCTGGACCTTGGAATCGCCGAGGGCGCGCTGGCCGGCATGGTCTCCGGATCCGGGCCCACGCTGGCCTTCCTGGCCGCGGACCGGCTGGACGCCGAGGAGCTGTCCCAGCGACTGTCGGACGTGGCCGGCGTGGCGGCCCTGGCCGTCCACGGGCCCGTGCACGGCGCCCGCATCATGGCCTGA
- a CDS encoding MarR family winged helix-turn-helix transcriptional regulator encodes MSSDTRWLNEHEQEIWRALRELLWGFESAMDRQLIRDSELSAVEYSVLAALSEAEDGVLRARDLARQLDWERSRLSHLLKRMETKGLVTRAECPSDLRGYNIMMTKAGRDAIVQAAPGHVRFVRENVFDPLTDEEREALFSAAAKIQSSIRDAGLWQNPGGQKG; translated from the coding sequence CGACACCCGCTGGCTCAACGAGCACGAACAGGAGATCTGGCGTGCCCTGCGAGAGTTGCTGTGGGGCTTCGAGTCCGCCATGGACCGCCAGCTGATTCGGGACTCCGAACTGTCCGCCGTGGAGTACTCCGTCCTCGCTGCCCTGTCGGAGGCCGAGGACGGCGTCCTGCGGGCCCGCGACCTCGCCCGGCAGCTGGACTGGGAGCGGAGCCGCCTCTCCCACCTGCTCAAGCGCATGGAGACCAAGGGTCTGGTCACGCGGGCCGAGTGTCCCTCCGACCTCCGCGGCTACAACATCATGATGACCAAGGCCGGCCGCGACGCCATCGTGCAGGCCGCCCCCGGCCACGTACGCTTCGTCCGCGAGAACGTCTTCGACCCGTTGACCGACGAGGAACGAGAGGCCCTCTTTTCCGCGGCCGCCAAGATCCAGTCCTCGATCCGGGACGCCGGCCTCTGGCAGAACCCCGGCGGGCAAAAGGGCTGA
- a CDS encoding resuscitation-promoting factor — MANALKNRWVKITGQVVVMTALVFGLVAFVGNNKSVTLTVDGQASNISTFGTTVQDVLNEAGVQVDGYDEVTPAVATEISNGGSIQVITAKPVKLTLDGASKTVQSTSATVKDLINELGVEEDSELSAPLDADLASVSNVVISTPKTVTITVDGKTKDKITTAATVGDLLAEQKITLGKDDELSKPKSTPIKEKLKLKITRIDRDQKIEITEPIAFETETKKDSSMYEDEKAVTRNGIAGERTKTYALVLVDGKETERELVKDRVTTEPVSEKVSVGTKKRPAEPKADNTDVGGTWQALAQCESGGNWSINSGNGYYGGLQFNQSSWLGAGGGKYAPLPHMASAAEQIATAEVLRSNGGWGHWPACAAKLGLL, encoded by the coding sequence GTGGCAAACGCACTGAAGAACCGCTGGGTGAAAATCACCGGGCAGGTGGTCGTGATGACCGCACTCGTTTTTGGCCTCGTGGCCTTCGTAGGCAATAACAAGAGCGTCACCCTGACCGTCGACGGACAGGCAAGCAACATCTCCACCTTCGGGACTACGGTCCAGGACGTGCTCAACGAAGCCGGTGTCCAGGTGGACGGGTACGACGAGGTGACTCCCGCCGTCGCAACCGAAATAAGCAATGGCGGCAGCATCCAGGTCATTACCGCCAAGCCCGTGAAGCTCACCCTGGACGGCGCCAGCAAGACAGTGCAATCCACCTCTGCCACGGTCAAAGACCTGATCAACGAACTGGGCGTCGAGGAAGACTCCGAACTCTCCGCGCCCCTGGACGCCGACCTGGCCTCCGTCAGCAACGTGGTGATCTCCACGCCCAAGACCGTCACCATCACCGTGGACGGCAAGACGAAGGACAAGATCACCACGGCCGCGACCGTCGGCGACCTGCTCGCGGAGCAGAAGATCACGCTGGGCAAGGACGACGAGCTGTCCAAGCCGAAGTCCACGCCGATCAAAGAGAAGCTGAAGCTCAAGATCACGCGCATCGACCGCGACCAGAAGATCGAGATCACCGAACCGATCGCGTTCGAGACCGAGACCAAGAAGGACTCCTCGATGTACGAGGACGAAAAGGCCGTCACTCGCAACGGCATTGCGGGCGAGCGCACCAAGACCTACGCGCTCGTGCTGGTCGACGGCAAGGAAACGGAGCGCGAGCTGGTCAAGGACCGCGTCACGACCGAGCCGGTCAGCGAGAAGGTCTCCGTCGGAACCAAGAAGCGGCCGGCGGAACCCAAGGCTGACAACACCGACGTCGGAGGAACCTGGCAGGCCCTCGCCCAGTGCGAATCCGGCGGCAACTGGTCCATCAACTCCGGCAACGGCTACTACGGCGGCCTGCAGTTCAACCAGAGCTCCTGGCTCGGCGCCGGCGGCGGCAAGTACGCCCCGCTGCCGCACATGGCCAGCGCGGCCGAGCAGATCGCCACGGCCGAGGTGCTGCGCAGCAACGGCGGCTGGGGCCACTGGCCGGCCTGCGCCGCCAAGCTCGGGCTGCTCTAG
- a CDS encoding MoxR family ATPase — protein MDIQQHTAATGSVHSGSSEEDAGGPEPAARLPLADFHDACGRILASINTVIEGKQEAARLALTVLLAQGHLLVEDVPGVGKTMLAKTLARTIDCSVHRIQFTPDLLPSDVTGVSIYNQDKHHFEFRPGPVFANIVIGDEINRASAKTQSALLECMEEHQVTVDGRSYMLDAPFMVVATQNPIEMEGTYPLPEAQRDRFMARISMGYPDPRAEMLMLETHQSTSPLREIRPVVGVGEVRAMVATVQDVYVSPAVKEYVVGIGRATREHPNLRLGASPRALLQLLRAAKAAAALDGRDFVLPDDVASVAESVLSHRLMLDRKAITAGENASGIVAGILAKVPVGAEARRTAS, from the coding sequence ATGGATATCCAGCAGCACACTGCAGCCACCGGTTCCGTCCACTCCGGATCGTCCGAGGAAGACGCCGGCGGACCGGAGCCGGCTGCCCGACTGCCGCTGGCTGATTTCCACGACGCCTGCGGGCGCATCCTCGCCTCGATCAACACCGTGATCGAGGGCAAGCAGGAAGCCGCGCGGCTGGCGCTGACGGTCCTGCTCGCCCAGGGCCATCTGCTGGTTGAGGACGTTCCGGGCGTGGGCAAGACCATGCTGGCCAAGACGCTGGCCCGGACCATCGACTGCAGCGTCCACCGGATCCAGTTCACCCCGGACCTGCTGCCCTCGGACGTCACCGGCGTCTCCATCTACAACCAGGACAAACACCACTTCGAGTTCCGCCCCGGTCCGGTGTTCGCCAACATCGTGATCGGCGACGAGATCAACCGGGCCTCCGCCAAGACGCAGTCCGCGCTGCTCGAATGCATGGAGGAGCACCAGGTCACGGTGGATGGCCGTTCCTACATGCTGGACGCCCCGTTCATGGTGGTCGCCACCCAGAACCCGATCGAGATGGAGGGCACCTACCCGTTGCCCGAGGCCCAGCGCGACCGATTCATGGCGCGCATCTCCATGGGCTATCCGGATCCGCGCGCGGAGATGCTGATGCTGGAGACCCACCAGTCCACGTCGCCGCTGCGGGAGATCCGCCCCGTGGTCGGCGTCGGGGAGGTGCGGGCCATGGTGGCGACCGTGCAGGACGTGTACGTCTCCCCCGCGGTGAAAGAGTACGTCGTCGGTATCGGCCGCGCCACGCGCGAGCACCCGAACCTGCGGCTGGGCGCCAGCCCGCGGGCGCTGCTGCAGCTGCTGCGCGCCGCCAAGGCCGCGGCCGCGCTGGACGGCCGGGACTTCGTGCTCCCGGACGACGTGGCCTCGGTGGCCGAGTCGGTCCTGTCCCACCGCCTCATGCTCGACCGCAAGGCCATCACGGCCGGCGAAAATGCCTCCGGGATCGTCGCCGGCATCCTGGCCAAGGTTCCGGTGGGTGCAGAAGCCCGCCGCACGGCCTCCTAG